Proteins from a single region of Methanocellales archaeon:
- a CDS encoding DNA-directed DNA polymerase: MEISAWLVDVDYITKESKAIIRLWCKDDEGRDVIVFDPGFEPYFYVVGNASTSIDEMMNINVERYDEVIRPKKIESVERKDFGKNVRAFKITVDHPQHVPILRDGFGNLDVREADVLFAVRYIIDKDLHPLDGIIAKGEGVGIGYADVALEAREVRAQKRGENPNLKILAFDCEMTNPSGMPNAEKDPIIIISVATNRGDLKLLSSEDEASVLKEFIDFIRTYDPDIICGYNSDNFDWPYIYQRAKINDIPLKLGKDGGALQVQGGAIKRVTMPGRLNVDLYQAVRRDIDDVKVKTLENIAEYLGVMKKSERVDLSPSEIYRYWQDLTKRAELYEYAKADVVSTLGIAEKILPLQYVFARMIRQPLDEVSKMGRGRQVESFLSAEAFKTGDLVPSKGGVGETYVGGFVLEPKKGLHENVICLDFSAMYPSIMISFNISPDTVVQSGDYYEAPEVGHRFRKEPDGFFKRILKDLVGRRSELKRALGELEKGSPEYQLIDIHQQAIKILTNAFYGYTGWSAARWYRKECAEATTAWGRHFIKESVKKAEAMGLEVIYGDTDSLFVKAKGENILEMAERFARAISKDLPLELDIQNLYKVIFFTEKKKRYAGLTSEGDIIVKGLEIRRGDWCDLAKDIQAEVVQIILQERDPDKAVRLVQDTIQLLKDGKIPLEKLIIYKTLTKKMDSYESMQAHVRAAKRIKKPIEVGMKVAYVIIRGSGSIGDRAYPVDMFRGHKNGFLIGDDGGYEIDSDYYVENQIIPATSRILSYFGYSNAELKGQPRQATLDIF; encoded by the coding sequence ATGGAAATTAGCGCTTGGCTGGTCGATGTTGATTACATAACCAAGGAAAGCAAGGCAATCATCAGGCTTTGGTGCAAGGACGATGAAGGACGAGATGTGATCGTCTTTGACCCTGGATTTGAGCCCTATTTCTATGTGGTTGGCAATGCCAGCACAAGCATAGATGAGATGATGAACATCAACGTAGAAAGGTATGATGAAGTCATTCGACCAAAAAAGATTGAAAGCGTTGAGAGAAAAGATTTCGGCAAGAACGTGCGGGCCTTCAAAATAACGGTAGATCATCCCCAACACGTGCCAATTCTGCGCGATGGGTTCGGCAATCTGGATGTGCGAGAGGCGGACGTATTATTTGCAGTGAGATATATCATCGACAAGGATTTGCATCCCTTAGACGGAATCATAGCAAAAGGAGAGGGCGTTGGTATCGGATACGCTGATGTGGCACTTGAGGCAAGGGAAGTTAGAGCTCAAAAGAGGGGAGAGAATCCAAACCTCAAGATCCTGGCATTCGACTGCGAGATGACTAACCCAAGTGGGATGCCAAATGCCGAGAAAGACCCCATAATCATCATAAGCGTGGCTACAAATAGGGGCGATTTGAAACTACTGAGTTCAGAGGATGAAGCTTCTGTTCTCAAAGAATTTATCGATTTCATACGTACATACGATCCGGATATCATATGTGGTTACAACTCGGATAATTTTGACTGGCCCTATATCTATCAAAGAGCCAAGATCAACGATATACCACTTAAATTGGGAAAAGACGGAGGCGCTCTACAAGTCCAAGGTGGGGCGATAAAAAGGGTCACCATGCCTGGGCGCCTGAACGTCGACCTATACCAAGCTGTCAGGCGAGACATAGATGACGTTAAGGTTAAAACACTCGAGAACATCGCCGAATATTTGGGCGTGATGAAGAAATCTGAAAGGGTAGACCTGTCCCCTTCCGAGATCTATCGATACTGGCAAGATCTCACGAAACGTGCTGAGCTTTACGAGTATGCAAAGGCAGATGTCGTCAGCACACTTGGGATAGCAGAGAAAATATTACCCTTGCAATATGTGTTCGCAAGGATGATCAGGCAGCCCTTAGATGAAGTATCAAAAATGGGGCGAGGTCGCCAAGTTGAATCATTTTTGAGTGCGGAGGCTTTCAAAACCGGAGATCTGGTGCCATCCAAAGGCGGGGTTGGCGAGACCTATGTGGGCGGCTTCGTGCTTGAGCCGAAGAAAGGTCTACACGAAAACGTGATCTGTTTGGACTTTTCAGCAATGTATCCCTCGATAATGATCTCATTCAATATCTCTCCTGATACGGTTGTGCAAAGTGGGGATTATTATGAGGCTCCGGAAGTTGGGCACAGATTTCGAAAGGAGCCAGACGGCTTCTTCAAGCGAATTCTTAAGGATCTCGTGGGAAGGAGAAGTGAGCTGAAACGTGCATTGGGTGAGCTAGAGAAAGGCTCACCGGAATATCAACTGATCGACATTCATCAACAAGCGATCAAGATACTGACAAATGCATTTTACGGTTATACGGGTTGGTCTGCTGCGCGATGGTATCGAAAGGAGTGTGCGGAAGCCACCACTGCCTGGGGGAGGCATTTCATCAAGGAATCTGTGAAAAAGGCAGAAGCGATGGGTTTAGAAGTCATCTATGGGGATACTGACAGCCTGTTCGTCAAAGCAAAAGGAGAGAACATCCTAGAAATGGCAGAGAGGTTTGCCCGAGCCATATCCAAAGATCTGCCCTTGGAGCTTGATATCCAAAACCTCTACAAGGTGATCTTCTTTACGGAAAAGAAGAAGCGTTATGCTGGGCTGACTTCTGAAGGCGATATCATAGTCAAGGGGCTTGAGATCAGGAGGGGGGATTGGTGTGATTTGGCAAAAGATATACAAGCGGAAGTGGTTCAGATAATTCTCCAAGAAAGGGATCCCGATAAAGCAGTACGATTAGTGCAGGATACCATTCAGTTGCTAAAAGACGGAAAAATACCACTGGAAAAACTCATAATCTACAAAACACTAACGAAAAAAATGGACTCCTATGAATCCATGCAAGCCCATGTAAGAGCGGCAAAGAGGATCAAAAAGCCTATAGAAGTTGGCATGAAGGTAGCATATGTTATCATTCGTGGATCGGGGAGTATTGGAGACAGAGCCTATCCAGTCGATATGTTTAGGGGTCATAAGAATGGATTTCTGATTGGAGACGATGGAGGGTATGAAATCGACTCAGATTATTACGTGGAGAATCAGATCATCCCTGCCACTTCCAGAATCCTCTCTTATTTTGGATACTCTAACGCTGAACTGAAAGGTCAGCCAAGACAGGCAACGCTCGATATCTTTTAG
- a CDS encoding phosphoribosylaminoimidazolesuccinocarboxamide synthase, with protein MGSVKDLEVLMKPTKDKTGIGRFHFSDKYSVFDWGEMPDLIENKGSVLCMMGAYFFERLGEKGIRTHYRGVIQDGKLVHMDELKAPTSTMEISLVRVFHPHRSAGKLAYDYGVFSPNLANFLIPLEIIYRNGLPKGSSVFERLNAGLKPEDLGLSYPPRPGDKLKKPVFDVSTKLEERDRYVTWVEAQELAGLSDGEVGEIKNILLHINDLITETASKAGLENEDGKVEFGFDPHRKPMVVDVVGTLDECRFTHEGIHVSKEIARQYYRETSWYKDVERAKKEAGIKGIKEWKVLCESKPPKLDPNLRKFISEMYMAAANEFTGIHLFEVPRLAEILDNLAYYPP; from the coding sequence ATGGGCAGCGTAAAAGACCTAGAAGTACTAATGAAGCCCACGAAGGACAAGACGGGCATAGGAAGATTTCATTTTTCAGATAAATATTCGGTCTTTGATTGGGGGGAGATGCCGGACCTTATAGAAAATAAGGGATCCGTCCTCTGTATGATGGGTGCCTACTTTTTCGAGAGATTAGGGGAAAAAGGAATAAGGACACATTACCGGGGAGTGATACAGGATGGAAAACTTGTTCATATGGATGAATTGAAAGCCCCCACCAGCACCATGGAAATAAGCCTTGTTAGGGTATTTCATCCCCACAGATCAGCTGGAAAACTTGCATACGATTATGGAGTGTTCTCACCAAATCTTGCTAATTTCTTGATTCCCTTGGAGATCATATACAGGAATGGATTGCCAAAAGGATCATCTGTTTTTGAGAGACTGAATGCGGGGCTTAAGCCCGAGGATTTGGGATTGAGCTATCCACCTCGACCTGGAGATAAGCTCAAGAAACCAGTATTCGATGTAAGCACAAAACTGGAGGAGAGGGACAGATATGTCACTTGGGTAGAGGCACAAGAACTTGCCGGACTGAGTGACGGAGAGGTCGGAGAGATAAAAAACATACTGTTACATATCAACGATCTCATCACAGAAACAGCCTCAAAAGCAGGATTAGAGAACGAGGATGGAAAAGTTGAGTTTGGGTTTGATCCCCATAGAAAGCCGATGGTTGTGGATGTTGTTGGAACTTTAGACGAATGCAGGTTCACCCATGAAGGCATACATGTGAGCAAAGAGATCGCGAGGCAATATTACCGAGAAACAAGCTGGTACAAGGATGTGGAGAGGGCGAAGAAGGAGGCAGGCATTAAAGGAATAAAGGAATGGAAAGTTCTATGTGAGTCAAAGCCCCCAAAACTGGATCCCAATCTGAGAAAATTTATAAGTGAGATGTATATGGCAGCAGCAAATGAGTTTACAGGGATTCACTTATTTGAAGTTCCAAGGCTTGCTGAAATTCTCGATAATCTTGCGTATTATCCACCGTAG
- the acsA gene encoding acetate--CoA ligase produces the protein MHVLGQNRRREKRCEFYKKKSGGYLDSGDMTMKKIIRKPNKFGVKPNMESYEETYKNFEWNNFYDEIEWFEGEKLNAAYNAIDRQAKTWRKNKVALYCEGGNGTSGEYSFLDLQSLSNKFANVLKGYGTQRGDRVFIFLPRILELYVSFLGIIKTGAIASNLFSAFGTNALEDRLRDSGARILVTNSELKQRVDEIKDRLPELKHVMIIDDEGTDEEIDYRGEMKKASRDFEIERMDPGDPLFMLYTSGTTGKPKGIVHTHYAILQEHLTMKWVLDIHEEDVYWCTADPGWVTGIAYGILGSWSNGTSSVVYEGKFSPEKWYSLIEKRRITVWYTAPTAIRMLMQAGEEVAKKYDLKSLRHLCSVGEPLNPEAIRWALKVFGLPFHDNWWQTETGGILIANYPAMPIKPGSMGKPFPGIKASIVDDDGNERPVGKEGNLAIKPPWPSMMKAVWRDAERYRSYFKKGWYITGDVARMDDEGYFWFIGRADDIIKTAGERVGPFEVESALVEHPAIVEAGVIGKPDPVRGEVIKAFVSLKKGYQPSTELEESIKRFVKKRLAGHAYPREIEFRESLPKTRSGKIMRRLLKAQDLGLPIGDTSTLEES, from the coding sequence ATGCACGTGTTAGGACAGAACAGGAGGCGGGAGAAGCGGTGCGAATTTTACAAGAAAAAGAGTGGGGGATATCTGGATTCAGGCGATATGACTATGAAGAAAATTATCAGAAAGCCAAATAAGTTTGGGGTAAAGCCCAACATGGAGAGCTATGAAGAGACGTACAAAAACTTTGAGTGGAATAATTTTTACGATGAAATAGAGTGGTTTGAAGGAGAAAAGCTCAACGCCGCCTACAATGCGATAGATAGGCAAGCCAAAACATGGAGGAAGAACAAAGTTGCATTGTATTGCGAGGGAGGCAATGGAACAAGTGGAGAGTACAGCTTTTTAGACTTACAAAGTCTTTCAAATAAATTCGCCAATGTTCTGAAGGGGTATGGTACCCAAAGAGGGGATAGGGTTTTCATATTCTTGCCGAGAATTCTAGAGCTTTACGTAAGTTTTCTCGGCATAATAAAAACAGGCGCTATTGCCAGCAATCTGTTTTCAGCATTTGGTACAAATGCTTTAGAGGATAGGCTGAGAGATAGCGGCGCAAGGATACTAGTCACAAATTCTGAACTTAAACAAAGGGTGGACGAAATTAAAGACAGGCTTCCAGAGCTGAAGCACGTGATGATCATAGATGATGAAGGCACGGACGAAGAGATAGATTACAGGGGGGAGATGAAAAAGGCTTCCAGAGATTTTGAAATAGAGCGAATGGATCCCGGAGACCCTTTGTTCATGCTATACACGTCTGGTACTACTGGAAAGCCAAAGGGGATAGTTCATACACACTACGCAATACTCCAAGAGCATCTTACCATGAAATGGGTTTTAGACATACACGAGGAGGACGTATACTGGTGCACGGCCGACCCGGGGTGGGTAACGGGGATAGCATACGGCATTCTTGGATCATGGTCCAATGGAACTTCATCTGTCGTTTATGAAGGCAAGTTCTCTCCGGAAAAATGGTACTCTTTAATAGAGAAACGCCGGATTACGGTATGGTATACAGCCCCTACAGCCATAAGGATGCTGATGCAGGCTGGAGAGGAGGTCGCAAAGAAGTACGATCTAAAGAGTCTCAGACATTTATGCTCAGTAGGAGAGCCCTTGAATCCAGAGGCAATACGTTGGGCTCTGAAGGTATTTGGACTGCCATTTCATGATAACTGGTGGCAGACCGAAACCGGAGGCATACTTATAGCAAATTATCCAGCTATGCCCATAAAACCCGGCTCGATGGGGAAGCCGTTTCCTGGAATCAAAGCCAGCATAGTAGACGATGATGGCAACGAAAGACCAGTAGGGAAGGAAGGTAACCTGGCCATAAAACCTCCTTGGCCATCGATGATGAAAGCTGTTTGGAGAGATGCAGAAAGGTATAGAAGCTATTTCAAGAAGGGGTGGTACATTACCGGTGATGTGGCACGCATGGATGATGAAGGGTACTTCTGGTTCATAGGTAGGGCCGACGATATCATCAAAACTGCTGGTGAAAGAGTCGGGCCATTCGAAGTAGAAAGCGCATTAGTCGAGCATCCTGCAATTGTGGAAGCAGGAGTGATAGGCAAGCCAGATCCCGTGAGAGGGGAGGTCATAAAAGCCTTCGTTTCCCTAAAAAAAGGCTATCAACCGTCCACAGAGCTCGAGGAAAGCATCAAACGATTCGTCAAGAAACGGCTGGCAGGGCATGCGTATCCGCGAGAGATCGAGTTCAGAGAGAGCTTGCCAAAAACGCGGAGTGGCAAGATAATGCGCCGTCTTCTCAAAGCGCAGGACCTGGGGCTTCCGATAGGCGATACATCGACATTGGAAGAGAGCTGA
- a CDS encoding 5-(carboxyamino)imidazole ribonucleotide mutase has product MRDKVIILMGSNKDLDISRSIGRTLDHLGVKYELRVASAHKTPRKVLDILEEYDKLERVVYVTVAGRSNALSGLVDANTTKPVIACPPYSEKFGGADIYSSLRVPSGIGSLVNIEPEGAAIAAAKILAMDNKSLTERIQEYQMKKREEINAADDTLKDDLNRGQ; this is encoded by the coding sequence ATGAGAGATAAAGTCATCATTTTAATGGGCTCGAACAAAGACCTAGACATCTCCCGCTCAATCGGAAGGACATTAGATCATCTCGGAGTCAAGTATGAGCTTAGAGTGGCCTCTGCCCACAAAACCCCAAGAAAGGTCTTAGACATATTGGAGGAGTACGACAAGCTAGAAAGAGTGGTGTATGTCACTGTGGCCGGAAGGTCTAATGCACTTAGCGGTCTCGTGGATGCAAATACGACCAAGCCGGTCATAGCATGCCCACCCTACTCTGAAAAATTTGGTGGAGCTGACATATATTCTTCTTTAAGAGTGCCAAGTGGCATAGGCTCACTGGTCAACATAGAGCCGGAGGGGGCAGCCATAGCAGCTGCAAAAATACTTGCCATGGATAACAAAAGCTTAACGGAGAGGATACAAGAGTATCAAATGAAAAAGAGGGAGGAGATTAACGCTGCAGATGATACCCTCAAAGATGATTTAAACAGAGGGCAATAA
- the carB gene encoding carbamoyl-phosphate synthase large subunit, whose amino-acid sequence MPKRENIKKVLVIGSGPIIIGQAAEFDYSGSQACRSLREEGIEIVLVNSNPATFQTDVGVADKVYIEPLTPEIVAEIMRKERPDSLLPTQGGQTGLNLAVQLYKTGVLKETGCRVIGTSVDSIMRAEERELFFDLMKDVGEPIPKSIKASSLEEAKKGAEEIGFPVIIRPGYCLGGTGTGIAYNMVELEQITLRGLDLSMNDEVNLDQCVIGWKEIEFEMVRDSADNCITVCSMENVDPMGIHTGDSIVVAPALTLTDHEYQVLRNAAIRIVRALKIEGGCNIQFAVRPDKFDYLVIEVNPRLSRSSALASKATGYPIARVATKIALGLNLDEILNRVTGKTPASFEPTIDYIVCKIPRWPFDKFKEANKIVGTQMKATGEVMAIGRMFEEALQKAIRSLDIGRYGLGADGEHEPITDAEDLRTKLRKPTDMRIFHVRDAIAMGMGIDEVYDLTKIDRWFLYKIRNIVSMERGLRNLSLDSPDVVMMIREAKKLGFSDLQLAHIFSSDEMAIRELRKEKGIKAVYKMVDTCAAEFEARTPYYYSSYEEEDEIVSSDKKKVLILGGGPIRIGQGIEFDYCTVQAVFALKEEGVETIVINNNPETVSTDFDISDKLYFEPLTFEDVMNVIEREDPYGVMVQFGGQTPINLAAQLSMAGVNILGTSYESIDLAEDRDKFRRFLDRLDIPQAESGTAMSLEEAKKIASRINYPVLVRPSYVLGGRAMEIVYDQKELDMYMAEAVRVSPKHPVLIDKFLQPAIELDVDAVSDGENVLIGGIMEHIEHAGVHSGDSACVVPPQSLSDETIQTVKEYTTRLARELCVKGLMNIQYAVKDRVYVLEVNPRASRTIPFISKAVGIPLAKLAAKVMLGQSLPKTHVGLPPIGHVAVKEVVFPFIKLPGVDPVLGPEMKSTGEAMGIDADFGRAFYKAQLGANVQLPAKGDVFLSVKEEDKTLIIPIAKKLQQMGFDISATNGTAEALRLEDVRAKEILKVSEGRPNVVDYMKSRKISLVINTPSRKKEAKRDGYVIRRNAVELNIPYITTIAGAQASVEAMEKIGGTKDLTIKSLQEYYGG is encoded by the coding sequence ATGCCTAAGAGAGAGAATATAAAAAAGGTCCTGGTGATAGGCTCTGGACCGATCATCATAGGGCAAGCGGCAGAGTTTGACTATTCCGGGTCGCAGGCATGTCGATCGCTGAGAGAAGAGGGCATAGAGATCGTTCTGGTAAACTCGAATCCTGCAACCTTCCAGACCGATGTAGGCGTTGCTGACAAAGTTTACATCGAGCCGCTCACCCCGGAAATAGTTGCCGAGATAATGAGGAAAGAAAGGCCAGATAGCCTGCTTCCAACACAGGGGGGGCAGACAGGCCTAAATCTTGCAGTTCAATTGTATAAAACGGGAGTGCTAAAAGAGACCGGCTGTAGGGTGATAGGAACCTCCGTAGATTCGATCATGAGGGCGGAAGAAAGGGAGCTGTTTTTCGATCTCATGAAGGATGTGGGTGAGCCCATCCCGAAATCGATAAAAGCCTCTTCTCTGGAGGAGGCAAAGAAAGGTGCAGAAGAGATCGGTTTTCCTGTAATCATTCGACCGGGCTATTGTCTTGGAGGCACAGGAACCGGCATCGCTTACAATATGGTGGAGCTCGAGCAGATTACGCTGAGAGGTCTTGACCTCAGTATGAATGACGAGGTAAATCTTGACCAATGCGTGATAGGATGGAAAGAGATCGAGTTCGAAATGGTCAGGGATTCCGCAGACAATTGCATTACGGTCTGCAGCATGGAAAACGTTGATCCGATGGGGATCCATACAGGCGACAGCATAGTGGTTGCCCCTGCGCTGACGTTGACTGACCACGAATACCAGGTATTGAGGAACGCTGCCATAAGGATAGTAAGAGCTTTAAAGATTGAGGGAGGCTGCAACATTCAGTTTGCGGTACGCCCGGATAAGTTCGATTATCTTGTCATAGAGGTGAATCCAAGGCTGAGCAGGAGTTCTGCTCTCGCGTCAAAAGCAACAGGATATCCGATAGCGAGGGTCGCCACAAAGATTGCTCTTGGTTTAAATCTCGATGAGATACTGAACAGAGTGACTGGAAAAACGCCCGCTTCGTTTGAGCCTACGATAGATTACATCGTTTGCAAGATTCCGAGATGGCCCTTTGATAAATTCAAAGAGGCAAACAAGATCGTTGGGACGCAGATGAAGGCTACCGGCGAAGTGATGGCAATCGGGCGCATGTTCGAGGAAGCCCTACAAAAGGCGATCAGGTCTCTTGATATCGGGAGATATGGGCTGGGGGCAGATGGAGAACATGAGCCGATAACGGATGCGGAGGACCTTCGCACGAAGTTGAGAAAGCCCACGGATATGAGAATCTTCCATGTCAGAGATGCCATTGCCATGGGGATGGGCATAGATGAGGTATACGATCTAACCAAGATCGATCGATGGTTTTTGTACAAGATTCGCAACATCGTTTCTATGGAGAGGGGGCTCAGGAATCTTTCGTTGGACAGCCCAGACGTAGTTATGATGATCAGGGAAGCGAAGAAGCTAGGTTTTTCTGATTTGCAACTTGCGCATATTTTCAGCTCTGATGAGATGGCTATAAGGGAACTCAGGAAGGAGAAAGGCATCAAAGCGGTCTACAAGATGGTTGATACCTGCGCAGCAGAGTTTGAAGCCCGTACGCCTTATTACTATTCATCCTATGAGGAGGAGGACGAAATCGTTTCCTCAGATAAAAAGAAGGTCCTCATACTCGGAGGCGGGCCGATCAGAATAGGACAGGGAATAGAGTTTGATTATTGCACAGTACAAGCCGTCTTTGCGCTAAAAGAAGAAGGTGTGGAGACCATTGTGATAAACAACAATCCTGAGACGGTATCGACAGATTTCGATATATCGGATAAATTATATTTTGAACCCCTCACCTTTGAGGATGTGATGAACGTCATAGAGAGAGAAGACCCCTATGGGGTAATGGTCCAGTTCGGGGGCCAAACACCGATCAATCTCGCCGCACAACTTTCGATGGCAGGAGTGAACATCCTTGGAACGTCGTATGAGAGCATAGACTTGGCAGAGGACAGGGATAAATTTAGACGATTTTTGGATCGTCTGGACATTCCTCAGGCAGAATCTGGAACTGCTATGTCTCTCGAGGAAGCCAAAAAAATAGCTTCTCGTATAAATTACCCGGTCCTCGTACGCCCTTCTTACGTCTTGGGTGGGCGGGCTATGGAGATCGTCTACGATCAAAAAGAGCTTGACATGTATATGGCAGAAGCTGTGCGTGTGTCACCGAAACACCCCGTACTCATAGATAAGTTTCTGCAACCTGCGATTGAGCTGGATGTGGATGCTGTTTCTGACGGAGAGAATGTGTTGATAGGGGGGATAATGGAGCATATAGAGCATGCAGGAGTTCACTCCGGTGATAGCGCCTGTGTGGTGCCTCCACAGTCCCTGAGCGATGAGACGATCCAAACTGTGAAAGAATATACCACTAGGCTGGCGAGAGAACTTTGTGTGAAAGGCCTGATGAATATCCAATATGCAGTAAAAGATAGAGTATACGTTCTTGAGGTGAACCCAAGAGCGAGCAGGACGATTCCCTTCATTTCCAAGGCAGTTGGCATACCTTTAGCCAAACTTGCTGCTAAAGTTATGCTGGGCCAATCGCTCCCTAAAACCCATGTAGGGCTCCCTCCCATAGGGCACGTTGCGGTGAAAGAGGTGGTATTTCCTTTCATAAAATTGCCTGGGGTGGACCCGGTACTAGGGCCCGAGATGAAATCCACGGGAGAGGCCATGGGGATTGATGCGGATTTTGGAAGGGCCTTCTATAAAGCGCAGTTGGGTGCAAACGTGCAATTACCGGCGAAAGGGGACGTTTTTTTATCTGTAAAAGAGGAAGACAAAACTCTCATCATTCCAATTGCCAAAAAGCTTCAACAAATGGGATTCGACATATCTGCTACAAACGGGACTGCGGAAGCGTTGAGGCTGGAGGACGTCAGGGCCAAAGAAATTCTCAAGGTCAGTGAAGGTCGACCAAACGTCGTGGACTATATGAAGAGTAGAAAGATATCCTTGGTGATTAATACGCCAAGCAGAAAAAAAGAGGCGAAGAGAGACGGTTATGTGATAAGAAGGAATGCGGTGGAACTCAACATTCCATATATAACGACCATCGCTGGTGCACAAGCATCAGTGGAGGCCATGGAAAAAATAGGGGGAACAAAAGACCTAACCATCAAATCCCTACAGGAGTACTACGGTGGATAA
- a CDS encoding U32 family peptidase — protein MNTLVKNDEIKDFFRQLSFAYSSGIDAVIIQEISFVESIKKNFPDLKVHISTQAGVMNSCHVNLVLNADRINLARELSKEEIKEIRKHYQGELEIFCHGALCVSVSGSCIFSSFLGGRSGNRGKCAQPCRKKYNGEYYLSTKELCLIKKIPEIIGLGIDSVKVEGRMRTPYYVATVTETYRKAIDDFYEGNFNITPEMMNDLEGAFYRGFTEGKFDSLDIFNREKATGESNILTKETYEVKIKDVKIDREKIRVLLPDVKRDIEKPKKLMVRVYSYQDAISAANNGADIVYYDLFAEDLSQVKKEIKCKLFGVTPRIMLDKDIGLIKKNIRELKPDGILAGNLGSLNLGLRMPIHLDYNVNCFNDHDLEYFSLKKSLPIISPELSLWEMAAFRNRNFIAFVHGKIRLMTLRHELSEGIIKDEKGGKFIVNPIFNGSEIINEKELGLLGKSSQLVNSGINNFFIDTDKKVSEITKFYRRVLDGKKVDDVKLKKNYVLGWSFRGVS, from the coding sequence ATGAACACGCTTGTTAAGAATGATGAAATCAAAGATTTTTTTAGACAATTATCTTTTGCTTATTCTTCCGGGATTGATGCGGTAATAATACAGGAGATTTCTTTTGTTGAGTCTATTAAGAAAAATTTTCCGGATTTAAAAGTGCATATATCCACACAAGCAGGAGTGATGAACTCTTGCCATGTCAATTTGGTTCTCAATGCAGACAGAATAAACCTTGCCAGAGAATTGAGCAAAGAGGAAATAAAAGAGATAAGGAAACATTATCAAGGTGAATTAGAGATTTTTTGCCATGGTGCCTTGTGCGTTTCGGTTTCCGGAAGCTGTATTTTTTCAAGTTTTCTCGGTGGAAGGAGCGGTAATCGGGGAAAATGCGCACAGCCTTGCAGAAAAAAATACAATGGAGAATATTACCTCTCCACAAAGGAGCTTTGTTTGATTAAAAAAATCCCAGAAATCATTGGTCTTGGCATAGATTCGGTGAAAGTTGAGGGCAGGATGAGGACTCCTTACTATGTTGCGACCGTAACTGAAACGTACCGAAAAGCGATTGATGATTTTTATGAGGGCAATTTTAACATTACTCCTGAAATGATGAATGATTTAGAGGGCGCTTTTTACCGAGGGTTTACGGAAGGCAAATTCGATTCTTTGGATATTTTTAACAGGGAAAAAGCAACTGGAGAGAGCAATATTTTGACTAAGGAAACTTATGAAGTTAAAATAAAAGATGTTAAGATCGACAGAGAAAAGATCAGGGTTTTATTGCCTGATGTTAAAAGAGACATAGAAAAACCTAAAAAGTTGATGGTCAGAGTTTATAGTTATCAAGATGCGATTTCTGCTGCCAATAATGGGGCAGACATCGTTTATTATGATTTGTTTGCAGAAGATCTCTCCCAGGTGAAAAAAGAGATTAAATGTAAGTTGTTTGGAGTAACTCCAAGAATAATGCTTGATAAAGACATAGGTTTGATAAAGAAGAACATCAGGGAATTGAAACCGGACGGAATCTTGGCTGGAAATCTAGGCAGTTTGAATTTGGGACTAAGGATGCCAATCCATCTTGATTATAATGTCAATTGTTTTAATGATCATGACTTGGAATATTTTTCTTTAAAAAAGTCACTACCGATAATATCTCCCGAATTGTCCTTATGGGAAATGGCTGCTTTTAGGAACAGGAACTTTATAGCTTTTGTGCATGGGAAGATAAGGTTGATGACCCTTAGACATGAACTTTCAGAGGGGATCATAAAAGATGAGAAGGGAGGAAAGTTTATCGTAAATCCTATTTTTAATGGCAGTGAAATAATAAATGAGAAAGAATTGGGATTGTTAGGTAAGAGCTCACAATTGGTAAATTCCGGGATAAATAATTTCTTTATTGATACGGATAAGAAGGTAAGTGAAATAACAAAGTTTTATAGAAGAGTTTTAGATGGAAAAAAGGTTGACGATGTTAAATTGAAAAAGAATTATGTTCTGGGCTGGAGTTTTAGAGGTGTCAGCTGA